One Janthinobacterium sp. TB1-E2 genomic region harbors:
- a CDS encoding FAD:protein FMN transferase codes for MQRRTFISAAIGSVAGMAGLSLPGSMARGTATASGVRSYQGAALAFGTTIAVTVLHHDQRQAELAIEDALHAARNIDRLMSIYSPASQVFQLNRDGRLARPDAHLLAVLAQAQVLSQWSDGAFDITVQPLWQLFHAAADQAGLPAEALRRKAQARIGWRQLAWDKREVRFLQPGMALTLNGLAQGYAADMALAAVQARGIRHALLDTGEFVARGQRSVRRPWTLGIQDPRDAEILAATLKVEGRSVATSGDYECTFTPDFVHHHIFDPSKGDSPRELASVTVLAPTGLLADGLSTTFMVTGAARAHAMAVRMEGVDLMTIDKQGRRQMSPGFSRLL; via the coding sequence ATGCAGCGTAGAACCTTTATATCCGCAGCGATAGGCAGCGTGGCCGGCATGGCGGGCTTGTCTTTGCCGGGCAGCATGGCGCGCGGCACGGCCACGGCATCCGGCGTGCGATCTTATCAAGGCGCAGCGCTGGCGTTTGGCACGACGATCGCCGTCACCGTGTTGCACCACGATCAGCGCCAGGCCGAGCTGGCTATTGAAGACGCCTTGCACGCAGCCAGGAATATCGACCGCCTGATGAGCATTTACAGTCCCGCCAGCCAAGTCTTCCAGCTGAACCGTGACGGCCGCCTGGCCCGGCCGGACGCCCATTTGCTGGCGGTGCTGGCGCAGGCGCAAGTCTTGTCGCAATGGAGCGATGGGGCATTTGATATCACCGTGCAACCTTTATGGCAGCTGTTTCACGCGGCGGCAGACCAGGCCGGCTTGCCTGCGGAAGCACTACGGCGCAAAGCGCAGGCGCGGATCGGCTGGCGGCAATTGGCGTGGGACAAACGCGAAGTGCGTTTCCTGCAGCCCGGCATGGCGCTGACCTTGAATGGCCTGGCGCAAGGTTACGCTGCGGACATGGCGCTGGCTGCCGTGCAGGCGCGCGGCATACGGCACGCGTTGCTGGACACGGGCGAATTCGTTGCGCGCGGGCAGCGCTCCGTGCGCCGGCCATGGACCTTGGGCATCCAAGACCCGCGCGACGCAGAAATCCTCGCGGCCACCTTGAAAGTGGAAGGGCGCAGCGTGGCCACGTCCGGCGATTACGAATGTACGTTCACGCCGGACTTCGTGCATCACCACATCTTCGACCCTTCGAAGGGCGATTCGCCGCGTGAACTGGCCAGCGTGACGGTGCTGGCGCCCACGGGCTTGCTGGCCGATGGCTTGTCGACAACCTTCATGGTGACGGGCGCGGCGCGTGCGCATGCGATGGCCGTACGGATGGAAGGTGTCGACTTGATGACCATCGACAAGCAGGGCCGGCGCCAGATGTCGCCCGGCTTTTCCCGGCTACTCTAG